The genomic region AGGAGCTGAAGGTTGCTCTTTTTACATGACATCCAGAACTATTGTTTTATTACAAAAAAGATTGGAATGCTTTTACAATTTCATTTCGATTTGTGTTTAGATTGCACGTGAACTAGCAGAGAAGGCGTCAAGCCAACGGCCTGATCAGGACGCTCAAACCACTGCTGGTGCCTATGTTGGATCCTCTTATGCTGCTTCAAGCACACACGATGCAATGGCGGTCGTTtctgaaagaatagatcaagagtTGAGGATTTGAGTCTTGGCCCATGGTAGCAACAGTTGCTTCAGGCTTCAGGCACACATGGTGCTGTAGGTAGCGGTCAGTCATCTGTGGTCTGTGGAACATTAGATCAAAAGTTGTTGATTCGAGGAAAAAGTTCTTAAGATTTTACCGAAGTTGTTATAAGGTACCCGTTCCAGAGTTGCTATACCGTAGTTGCTACTCCTTTGGGTATAAGCTACCCTGAGTTGTGGTTTTTAGTAGTAATATTACTCCTTTCATCCTTTGGGTATGTTTACACGGCCAGTAGCCAACTTGTTTTGCACGTTATTGAGCTGGTTACTGGCGAGTGGGGGTGGTTTTGCCCTTCTCCtgaacatcattgggttggtttgGGGGCAACTATAATGTACTTCCTCCATTTCTAAATACAataccttttagagatttcaatgctGACTATATACAGACGTATATAGACCTatttgtagattcactcattttgcttcatacgTATTACCCCTGTCCTTGTTTATTGGTCCCTTTgcattttgtgctaaattttgacatTAGATAATGAATGTATCCAAAAATAATCTCAATGGAAATTATGTTTAAAtacaaatccaacaatataatttttgatgacatgcattattattttcaTAGTTACATCTAATCGTTATAGTCTGGCCCAAAATATTAAGGGCACCaataaaccagaatggaggtagtgcTCCATGTCGACAAGGTCTCAAGAGTAATCTGTATTGGTGCATAACATTCAGAAGGGCAGGACATCCCCGGCCTTTACGGATCAGGAGCGCGCCGATCAGGAGAGCTGTAGTGCTACCATATGTCGTAGACAATGAGCCAAGGGCTACAATTCATGACACACAGGCACAGTTCAGGGGAGACAATTGGGCAACAAACACAAACAGAAAATACAAGCAACAAACGATTCAAGAGTCATATACCAGCGAGGGCAAACAgcatcattaggaacaacaattcaTCAGACCACCATATTACCTGGCAGGTACTACTAGTCTGATCTCACAGCCCAAACGGAATATTGCTCGAGCTAGATACCAAATTACCAAAGATGGATTCAATTTGCCAGACATTGCAAAATTTTCAGACCAACACCCCTGAAAAACTAGAGTTCAACATCGGCTTGCTTTTAAAGATAGACTTCTGTTTAGTCGCCCTTGCGGCGGAAGGAGCAACCCTCGGTGAGCCTGGCCTTGCCACCCGTTGGCTGGCAGAGCACCGTTTGGCAGCCTGGGCACACCACGACGGTCTGTGAGTGGCTGAACACAGTAGTGCTGCAATCACAGAGAAGAGTAGTTCAGCAATAAATCATAAATAAATATCACAGGTGTAACCAAGCACATGTTGAAGTTGTGATCTACAAATATCAAAACAAAGTAGACTCAATGGTCGTAATGAGATGATAAATGATTGATATGTTATGTTCAAATGTATTGCATCGTAAAGTACTTAAAATAACTTTGTAAAATGGCACGGTAGACTGATGATTCAAGTtacaattgtgaaacaatttcaacATTAAGAACGCAGTAATTTACAAGGATCATGTTTGAACTAGCGTGTTACAAGGCTTGTGCATGCAACTAGGTGGTAGTATACAATGCATTACCAAAAACAAACACAAAATCATGTTTGAAAAATGCATCTTCCATCCTTTTTATTTTAAATATAAAGCATATGATGTCACAGAAGAACAAAACACAAAGCAGTAGAATAAACTATGCACATGTATTTGGCAGCCCACTCTCATTACCAGTTTACTTATAGAAATAAGCAAGGACATTTTTAAAGCATGACAATGTCTTGTTATCAGATGATTATACGAGGATAACAGTAGCAAATGAACCTACTGAACTAAGCAGTTGCAAAGAAGACAAAAGGTGAAGAAAAATTACATGTTGAAGCAGCCCTGGCACTTGACGTCCTGCAACAGTTGACAAATGACCATCAGAAGTTCAGAACCACAATATCCAAACGGAAAAACAAAAATGCCAAACTTAAGCATAAGGAATGCACCGAACCGATTGTGGTCATGTGATGAAAGGGACGTGGCACTAAGTTACACGGGATTATACGATTCTATGATCCACAGAAACAACTCAGATCAGAACAGCACTTTCTACAGTGTTCACTCACACATCTGTTCTAGCATAGAGATTTCGGATACCTAGAACATGCGGCAGCATGGATTGACATACAATATGCAAGGGTACATAAATTTTTGACAGACCAAACGCATGCTTCAAGATTAATCACAGGCAATCACGATCAGCCGCGTCATCTACCACGAGCCCGTGGTAACAGGCACCATTACTCAGCTACACCAAGAGCCTACCGAAGCAAAATTCTTCCAAATCAGATGAAGAATTCAGGCAACCAAAAGGTGACATGTTTTCTATATATGTCTCGCGCTGCATAGTACCACTACACGATGTACGAACACCGCTGAGAATGGTGCAGTAGAGGAGAAGATGCACTCACGGAGAGAAGATTATAAGGGGAAGGGGAATTATTTACCATGAAGAAGGAGTTGGGAGACTGGACGAGGCGCTTCTTCTTGTGCTTGAGCTTCTCGAGCTCCGCCGGCGGGTTCAGCAGGTCGATGTCGTTCTGCAGCACCATCGTGGGAGGCTAGGGTTTGCTCGGGCACCGCGCTCTCTGGTCTCCGGCAGGGACGAtccgaagaggcggcggcggcgagggggtaGAGAAAGTGGAGACGGTTAGGGTTGGGGCAGTATTTATAGGCAAGGGTGAGGGGATCGGGAGGCGGAGGAATTATAGCGACCCGTATGCAGCAGTGGTCGCCCGTCTCGCCGGTTAACTGGGCCAAGCCCAGCACGCGCTGTTACACGCGTGTCCGCGAGCCACTGGCAGAATCGCTTCACGctctccttttttctttctttctttctttcaattttttcttTCATAATAATATTTTGGTGTTTCACTTTTTTATATTCCGGCGACTTTTTTTACTTCAGTTGATTTAATTCAAATTTTAAAGGGTTACTGAATCCAAACATGTTTGCGGATTAGAAAAATGCATTTTGGAAAATGTCCATGAGTTtggaaaaaaatgttcacaaacttaAAGAATGCTCacaaattcaaaaactgttcaagAATTGAAATAAACggtgaattttaaaaatgttcacaagttcGAAAAAAtcgcaaattcaaaaaatatttgtgtaaCAAAAATAATGTTTGCAAACTAAAAAATATTTGTAAATTCAAtacatgaatttgaaaattttcgTAAATTTGccaaaatgttcatgaaatttaaatatattcaaaaattcaaaaaatatttttgaaattcaaaaaatgtttgcaaaattGAAAAATGCTCATGGATATGATAtcgaaaatttaaaattttctaaactttaaaaattcataaattttaaaaacattaatttaaaaagttcatgaattaaaaaatgttcacaaaattgaaAACATGATTACAAGGTGTTCATGCAGCCATGTTGGTTATCACATACCAGCGCGTGCACTTCGGGATCCCAATTGTCCATTCAGCGAGGAGGGTGGGATCCTTCTGTGCGGCCTCCTCCTCatcaagcatatgttcctcctccTTCAAGAGCGGCTTAGTTCGGACAAAGGAGAAACGACACGGTGAAAGTGAAAAAGGAGGTGGAGGCAAAGAGGAAGTGTAGCTACGTGTCAATACAGGTCCAGGATAATCTTTCCATAATGACGAATGGCAGGAAAAAATGACGGCAAAGGACGCGAGGAATTGGGTACACGGCGGCAATTGGCCCGCTTCCTGATGCCATGGGCGTCTGCACCATTATTAGGGAGAGAAAATAGGCCACGTCAAAGGATAGGAGGGAGGTGAAGCTTACCTCCTTCGCTCTTGGAGATGGAATTGTACCAAAGCAACGTCCCACGGTCTCAAGATATGGAATCTCACCGCTCGAATTGGAGTTGCATCCATAATAAAATCGCGGGCGAATGATTACTCTACTAGAGCGGcattttcgaccgaaatcaccaaACGAACACTCATATGGCAATTGGGCCGCTCTAAGGCAATTAATGATCTACCTCTATCATGCGAGTAATCATCTGTTACTCTTTTCAAATGTAAATCACAAAATCGATTACTAGAAGTAACACAAACATGATGCTACTTTCTCTCTTCAGTCTAAATCGATaatgttggaataagccacggcgtgtGTGGTCGGGCGCGACGGATGCGCGCGGGACGGACGGGACGCACTGGTGTCGTCGGGCTCGTCGGGCTTGTCGGACGCGTCGGTGACGCACGGGACGGGCGGGACGTGCGGGACGGAGCAGCGTGGCGTGTGTGTAGTGTGTCTACTagtagcgtgtgtgtgtgtgtgcgcgcgcatgtgcATGGCGTGGTGGTACGTGAGTCTCCAGCCATGTGAGCTAGCTAGGTGGTTAGATGCATTGGAAACGGCCGGATAGCGATACACTGGAAACGGTCGGTGAGCGCGTCGTGGGCGCATGTGGCCAGGCATGCAGGTCGTGCGTGCGTGCCCAGCAAAAGCGTAGGGGCTGCGCTACAGTTGGCTACAAAACTGTATGCTCTCGTGTTTATTTTGCGAGGCAGTTGGTGCTTTGAAAAGGAATAGTAACGGGGTTGTATGTAGCCGGGTGAAACTCCAGCGCTGTGTgctcctccttcttctacctccatcCATCCGTGTGAGAGAgcggttccaacaattggtatcagagcatacaGTTTTGTACCGGACGTGTCGGGCGCGTCGGGACCGCGGACATGGACCGCGTCGAGGCGCTGGACCTGGTTGCGCAGATCGCGTACGTGCGCGGCGGGAGCGCCGGCCGGGAGCGCGGGGACGTGGGGAGTGCGGctacgacgacaacgacgacgacggactcctctaggccgtggcttagggtgtgtgttggaataagccacggcgtgtGTGGTCGGGCGCGACGGATGCGCGTGGGACGAACGGGACGCACTGGTGTCGTCGGGCTCGTCGGTGACGCGCGGGACGGGCGGGACATGCGGGACGGAGCAGCGTGGCGTGTGTGTAGTGTGTCTACCAGTAGCGTGTGTGTGCGCGCATGTGCATGGCGTGGTGGTACGTGAGTCTACAGCCATGTGAGCTAGCTAGGTGGTTAGATGCACTGGAAACGGCCGGTTAGCGATGCACTGGAAacggccgcggtgagcgcgtcgTGGGCGCATGTGGCCGGGCATGCAGGTCGTGCGTGCGTGCCCAGCGAAAGCGTAGGGGCTGCGCTGCAGTTGGCTATAAAACTGTATGCTTTTGTGTTTGTTTCGCGAGGCAGTTGGTGCTTTGAAAAGGAATAGTAATGGGACTGTATATAGCCGGATGAAACTCCAGTGCTGTGTGCTCCTCCTTTTTCTACCTCCATTCATCCGTGTGAGAGAGCGGTTCCAACAGATAATGCTCTCAACGCACCATCTGCTGAAGCTTTGACATTGCTGCGAGGTCTAAAATTGCTCGCTAAAGTTGGTTGCAGCAAGGTAACGAGTGAATTTAATGTTTGAAACTTGTGGAAGCATACAATTATATTACTAAAGTTTGGAGCCCGTACTCAGCATCATGACGGCCATTTGCTTCCGTTTAGCTCATGGAATTCCCAGGATTTCATTTCAGGGGAAGCAAATGGATTGACACGATTTCCTAGGTACACTTTTCTGTATACAAACACTAGTTGTGTTCGGGTTGCTAAAGTTCCCTGACTTCTTGTAATGGCATGTGTTGCTTGATTTAACTTTGCCAAAGTTTAAATAAGGCGTCATGAG from Triticum aestivum cultivar Chinese Spring chromosome 4A, IWGSC CS RefSeq v2.1, whole genome shotgun sequence harbors:
- the LOC123086814 gene encoding 40S ribosomal protein S27: MVLQNDIDLLNPPAELEKLKHKKKRLVQSPNSFFMDVKCQGCFNITTVFSHSQTVVVCPGCQTVLCQPTGGKARLTEGCSFRRKGD